From the Candidatus Poribacteria bacterium genome, one window contains:
- a CDS encoding DUF262 domain-containing protein, which translates to MKSTVTSILTFLEGARQFVIPIYQRTYEWKREQCSLFWDDVLYIGGNTEPKPHFFGSIVYMDPEEPQNIGDVQEFLVIDGQQRLTTLSLLISALSRVIQEQGVDIGISPKELSNRYLFNDNKMGEARYKQILTESDKETLICLLEEDRELPTPYAPLLEKNYRFFYSQCKKANLEIVYRGIERLEIVSIVLEPAQDNPQLIFETLNTKGLELSETDKIRNYLLMGKDLDSQTRLYNDLWYPIEQRFRNEDQHFKRFMRHYLTLKTRKIPKLSDIYKNFRIYVETGQSSDKLEVEEIVKEVSRYSKYYRNIAMLDEEDTQLKACLADLHELKADTAYPFLLKVYDYYVSDKIKKSEVIETLRLIESYIFRRAVCGLSDKFLNHIFVDILSEMDTDDENNYLENLNETFLELQAHRRFPRNREFKRVFTSKDMSNFSRLDYLLRKLENCQRREPINLKEYTIEHIMPQTLTNEWEQDLGDDYQRVHELYCNDIGNLTLTGRNSELGNRRFKEKRDLLKEGFRYSSLYLNEGVS; encoded by the coding sequence ATGAAATCTACGGTAACATCTATTTTGACATTTTTAGAAGGTGCCAGACAATTTGTAATTCCAATCTATCAACGCACGTATGAATGGAAAAGAGAGCAGTGTTCGCTATTCTGGGACGATGTCCTATATATTGGCGGAAACACAGAACCTAAACCCCATTTTTTCGGCTCAATCGTCTACATGGATCCAGAAGAACCTCAGAACATTGGAGACGTCCAAGAATTTTTGGTGATTGATGGACAACAACGATTGACGACCTTATCGCTTTTAATTTCGGCACTCAGCAGAGTTATTCAAGAGCAAGGCGTTGATATTGGCATCAGTCCAAAAGAATTATCAAATCGTTATCTTTTCAATGACAATAAAATGGGAGAGGCACGCTACAAACAGATTCTCACTGAAAGCGATAAAGAAACGTTGATTTGCCTCTTGGAAGAAGATAGAGAACTTCCTACACCTTACGCTCCACTCTTAGAAAAAAATTACCGATTTTTTTATTCCCAATGCAAAAAAGCAAATCTTGAAATCGTGTATAGAGGTATTGAAAGATTAGAGATTGTCAGTATTGTGCTGGAACCTGCTCAAGATAATCCGCAATTGATTTTTGAGACGCTTAACACAAAGGGACTTGAGCTTTCTGAAACGGACAAGATTCGTAACTATTTGCTGATGGGAAAAGACCTTGATTCCCAAACAAGATTGTATAACGATTTATGGTATCCTATAGAGCAACGTTTTCGGAATGAGGATCAGCACTTTAAGCGTTTCATGAGGCATTACCTAACGTTAAAAACTCGGAAAATTCCGAAACTGAGTGATATTTACAAGAACTTTAGAATCTATGTTGAAACAGGACAATCTTCAGACAAGTTAGAGGTAGAGGAAATCGTCAAAGAAGTTTCTCGTTATTCAAAGTACTACCGTAACATCGCAATGCTTGATGAAGAAGATACGCAACTAAAGGCGTGTTTGGCAGATCTACATGAACTCAAAGCAGACACTGCCTATCCATTTCTGCTTAAGGTCTATGACTATTACGTAAGCGACAAAATTAAAAAATCAGAAGTGATAGAAACCTTGCGATTGATAGAGAGTTACATCTTCCGACGCGCCGTATGTGGACTGTCCGACAAATTTCTAAACCATATATTTGTCGATATTTTGTCCGAAATGGACACGGATGATGAAAACAATTATCTTGAGAATCTAAATGAGACTTTCTTAGAATTGCAGGCGCATAGACGTTTTCCGAGAAATAGGGAATTCAAGCGCGTGTTTACGAGTAAAGATATGTCTAACTTTTCCCGTCTAGATTATCTGCTCCGAAAACTGGAGAATTGTCAGCGTAGGGAACCTATTAATCTCAAGGAGTATACCATTGAGCATATAATGCCACAGACACTCACTAACGAGTGGGAACAGGATTTAGGAGACGATTATCAAAGAGTGCATGAATTGTATTGTAACGACATTGGGAATCTCACGCTTACCGGACGCAATTCAGAGTTAGGCAATCGTCGTTTCAAGGAGAAAAGGGACCTCCTAAAAGAGGGGTTTCGCTATAGTTCCTTGTATTTAAATGAGGGTGTTTCATAA
- the tilS gene encoding tRNA lysidine(34) synthetase TilS, with translation MKADFVRQMHRFILRHAMIENGETVIVAVSGGADSLALLYGLHALRTQLNCQLHVAHLNHCLRSDADADADFVQQHATNLELPCTIGRADVPLLMKQWKLSVEASARRARYQFYEDICTQIRATKVALGHHRDDTAETVLMNLIRGSGTTGLKGIAPVRDVKFIRPLADFTRQQIEAFLTSMGLVQRQDSTNTDTRYLRNRIRHELIPLLERDYNPNIKTGLSRTADVLGTESEYLDTVAREAFEVCRIQDSTEIETSIKSGSVVLDSAKLRQYHIAVQRRVLRRSFAEMSGYTGDLYFTHCEAMLSIVEGESPNTVLALPNGLRFRRVYQYLIFEANAGSRSPVPAEMENFAYPLAVPGKVSITPLKAEITVELGNIQSREAPTLPDGKFEAVFDYEKLKEMFANPSLDTLPLTVRNRRQGDRFRPYGMQGTKKLKDFLMDAKVPRYERDSVPLLVCGDEMLWIVGYTTSERFKIHPGTQQYLYLRYVSNETSP, from the coding sequence ATGAAAGCCGACTTCGTGCGACAGATGCACCGCTTCATTTTGCGGCACGCGATGATCGAAAATGGCGAAACGGTAATTGTTGCGGTCTCAGGCGGTGCGGATTCTCTCGCACTCCTATACGGTTTACATGCCTTACGTACCCAACTCAATTGTCAACTTCATGTCGCGCATTTAAATCACTGTCTTCGTTCGGATGCGGATGCGGATGCGGACTTTGTGCAGCAACATGCAACGAACTTAGAATTGCCGTGCACCATTGGACGTGCGGACGTTCCTCTTTTAATGAAGCAGTGGAAGCTTTCTGTAGAGGCAAGTGCGCGTAGGGCACGGTATCAATTTTATGAAGACATCTGTACACAAATTCGAGCGACCAAAGTCGCTTTGGGACACCATCGGGACGATACTGCCGAGACGGTTTTGATGAACCTCATCCGCGGGAGCGGAACCACTGGATTGAAAGGCATTGCCCCTGTTAGAGATGTCAAGTTTATTCGACCGCTCGCAGATTTTACCCGACAACAGATTGAGGCGTTTCTTACGTCCATGGGGCTGGTGCAGCGACAGGATTCAACCAACACGGATACACGTTACCTTCGTAACCGTATCCGCCACGAATTGATCCCGCTACTTGAAAGGGACTATAATCCGAACATCAAGACCGGATTAAGCCGTACGGCGGATGTGTTGGGCACTGAATCGGAATACCTTGATACGGTCGCGCGGGAGGCGTTTGAGGTGTGTCGGATACAAGATTCGACTGAAATTGAGACATCTATAAAGTCAGGAAGCGTTGTCTTAGACAGTGCGAAACTTCGGCAGTACCATATCGCGGTACAGAGACGGGTGCTGCGGCGGAGCTTCGCTGAGATGTCAGGGTACACGGGCGATCTCTATTTCACACACTGTGAAGCGATGCTAAGCATCGTCGAGGGAGAATCCCCCAATACTGTGTTAGCACTTCCGAACGGCTTGCGATTCCGACGTGTGTATCAGTACCTTATCTTTGAGGCGAACGCGGGTTCCAGATCGCCGGTTCCCGCTGAGATGGAAAATTTTGCGTATCCACTCGCTGTTCCGGGTAAAGTGTCTATTACTCCTTTAAAAGCAGAAATCACCGTAGAACTGGGTAATATCCAATCTCGTGAAGCACCTACGTTACCAGACGGGAAATTTGAAGCAGTGTTCGATTATGAAAAGTTAAAGGAGATGTTTGCAAATCCATCTTTAGACACATTACCACTCACGGTACGCAATCGACGGCAAGGTGATCGGTTTCGACCCTACGGTATGCAGGGAACGAAAAAGCTTAAGGATTTTTTGATGGACGCTAAGGTGCCTCGCTATGAACGGGATAGCGTCCCACTACTCGTTTGTGGTGATGAAATGCTCTGGATCGTTGGTTATACCACCAGTGAACGGTTCAAGATTCATCCCGGTACGCAGCAATATCTTTATTTACGTTATGTCAGCAACGAAACCTCTCCCTGA
- the hpt gene encoding hypoxanthine phosphoribosyltransferase produces the protein MSATKPLPESVLISESRLQSRIQELGAQIFTDYENQELVLLGVLRGSVLFFADLARAIFRAQLADQGREVALRFEFVQLVSYHNSTKPSAVQLIRGGSDYLKQRHILIVEDIIDTGRTLEFLHEHLKPLNPKTVKVCTLLDKPVQRQVSVAVDYIGFEIPDAFVVGYGLDYAQQYRNLPYIAVLEST, from the coding sequence ATGTCAGCAACGAAACCTCTCCCTGAATCTGTTCTTATATCCGAATCCCGCCTCCAGAGCCGAATTCAGGAACTTGGTGCTCAGATATTTACCGATTACGAGAACCAAGAACTGGTCTTACTTGGTGTACTTAGGGGAAGTGTTCTGTTTTTCGCAGACCTTGCGCGTGCCATCTTTAGGGCGCAACTTGCGGATCAAGGAAGAGAAGTCGCACTTCGCTTTGAATTTGTGCAACTTGTGAGTTACCACAATAGCACAAAACCATCAGCAGTTCAACTTATTCGTGGTGGTAGTGATTACCTTAAACAACGGCACATCCTGATTGTGGAGGACATTATTGATACAGGACGGACTTTGGAGTTTCTACATGAACATCTCAAGCCGTTGAATCCGAAGACTGTTAAGGTTTGCACACTGCTTGATAAGCCTGTTCAACGTCAAGTATCCGTTGCTGTCGATTATATTGGCTTTGAAATTCCGGATGCTTTCGTTGTTGGATATGGACTTGACTATGCGCAACAGTATCGGAATTTACCCTACATTGCTGTTTTGGAGTCAACCTAA
- a CDS encoding c-type cytochrome — MRKFVSFSLCSVLIIGFILLAYAQMSQMSDKAKLGRELFHDPTFKGTIKPGPSRSGYATGLSCANCHADFDDKANPDGLIRAGHSVVGVPHRGEAKGGMIKGADFARAAGGGGFCYEHFLQRVAHDKVNPTAIPAEHAEALMAYFEFISGDNKGPEFEIAMLDETAKKAAGEKLAAMSGDAQKGWELFGRACVVCHPTPYKAGIGSQVIRSRAPRNIDAAIERWAIKIRGGGSLMPFYAPDILSDQDIADILAFLRQELENIK; from the coding sequence ATGCGTAAATTTGTTTCGTTTTCCCTTTGCAGCGTTTTGATTATAGGATTTATCCTTCTGGCATACGCCCAAATGTCACAAATGTCGGACAAAGCGAAGCTGGGACGCGAACTTTTCCACGATCCAACTTTCAAAGGAACAATTAAACCAGGTCCATCCAGATCAGGTTACGCGACTGGGCTTTCCTGTGCGAACTGCCACGCCGATTTTGACGACAAAGCAAACCCAGACGGTCTGATTCGTGCAGGGCACAGCGTTGTCGGTGTTCCACACCGCGGAGAAGCTAAAGGCGGGATGATCAAAGGCGCAGATTTCGCACGCGCAGCGGGTGGCGGCGGGTTCTGTTATGAGCATTTCTTACAGCGGGTCGCACACGATAAAGTGAATCCTACCGCGATTCCAGCAGAACATGCTGAAGCACTCATGGCTTATTTTGAATTTATCTCTGGGGACAACAAAGGTCCCGAGTTTGAAATTGCGATGCTGGATGAAACTGCGAAAAAGGCAGCGGGTGAGAAACTCGCCGCTATGAGTGGCGATGCGCAAAAGGGATGGGAACTTTTTGGGCGCGCTTGTGTTGTGTGCCATCCAACCCCTTACAAAGCTGGCATCGGGTCGCAAGTTATCCGTTCCAGAGCTCCTCGCAATATTGACGCAGCGATAGAACGTTGGGCTATTAAAATTCGCGGTGGTGGCTCTCTTATGCCATTCTATGCCCCCGATATCCTTAGTGATCAGGACATCGCGGACATTCTCGCGTTCCTGCGTCAAGAATTAGAAAACATAAAATAA
- a CDS encoding transglycosylase SLT domain-containing protein, translating into MKNQLNTLLYRKRGWLLIATVLLLIAYLLSQTNTLSNPPNLRPEVGTRGLGLSGAFISSADDATSPLWNPAGLAMLQRGNLIYDLSQGAVSLAYPIKPIGTFGINFLDLNSNDRFLVEHTANPIGSFELGNNQALFSYARKFGTLQLGASTGYSRAPYHGSLWAQNYDVGVVTDVNSYLTLGIRFRDISGVTIRHQNGQVLQTFDQQLAFGAVLTPHPIIRWHNRFDITTPGFGTSVEVGNESIMARFGSAFSFTDKTLPQSWSIGFSLNQLGKQFHYTYLNHGDFDRKHLASVGMYFGGEHSISQRSNDGTQFTSQKPQITDGLTTQPPVTESEVQTRQSKQTDSVYKSVQISKEYDIDVELMLSIIHTESNFNPLAVSKNGAAGLMQLMPAAARELGLKVPRYENKRKPNFDPNIDERFDPHKNLHAGLTYFKRLYKKHLNNLTLALGAYNVGPGKVRIRGPLISRGKRYANKVINRSQMYRDNETQMKVDLKRLEAVLD; encoded by the coding sequence GTGAAAAACCAACTAAATACCTTATTATACCGTAAACGGGGCTGGCTCCTCATAGCGACTGTTCTTCTTTTAATAGCGTATCTCCTGAGTCAAACAAACACATTATCAAATCCACCCAATCTAAGACCTGAGGTCGGAACGCGTGGACTTGGACTGAGCGGCGCGTTTATCAGCAGTGCCGATGATGCAACAAGTCCACTCTGGAATCCTGCTGGGCTTGCAATGCTGCAACGCGGAAATCTCATCTATGACCTGTCCCAAGGTGCAGTTTCTCTCGCGTATCCTATTAAACCGATCGGAACATTCGGTATAAATTTCTTGGATTTAAATAGCAACGACCGATTTCTCGTGGAGCACACCGCGAACCCGATTGGTAGTTTTGAACTTGGTAACAATCAAGCACTGTTTTCTTATGCAAGGAAATTCGGGACTTTACAACTCGGTGCAAGCACAGGCTATAGTCGTGCCCCGTATCACGGTAGCCTCTGGGCACAAAATTATGATGTCGGTGTGGTAACAGATGTTAATTCCTACCTTACCCTTGGCATCCGGTTCCGCGATATTTCTGGTGTGACCATCCGCCACCAAAATGGGCAGGTTTTACAAACTTTCGACCAGCAGCTTGCGTTCGGTGCAGTCCTAACTCCCCATCCAATTATTCGATGGCATAATCGCTTTGATATTACCACACCCGGTTTCGGAACCAGTGTAGAAGTCGGGAATGAGTCAATTATGGCTCGGTTCGGTTCAGCGTTCTCCTTTACCGACAAAACCCTCCCGCAGTCTTGGAGCATCGGGTTCTCACTTAACCAATTGGGAAAACAGTTCCATTACACCTATCTCAATCACGGTGATTTTGACCGTAAACATCTCGCTTCAGTAGGAATGTATTTTGGCGGAGAGCACTCTATTTCACAGAGATCGAATGATGGAACGCAGTTTACCTCACAGAAACCTCAGATTACAGACGGTTTAACGACACAACCACCAGTAACGGAATCAGAAGTTCAAACACGACAATCAAAGCAGACAGATTCCGTATACAAGAGCGTCCAAATCTCAAAAGAATATGATATTGATGTCGAACTCATGCTTTCCATCATTCACACTGAGTCCAACTTTAACCCGCTCGCTGTGTCGAAGAATGGAGCAGCAGGGTTGATGCAGCTAATGCCTGCTGCCGCAAGAGAACTTGGACTCAAGGTGCCACGGTACGAAAATAAACGCAAGCCGAATTTTGATCCGAACATAGATGAACGGTTTGACCCACACAAAAACTTGCACGCTGGTTTAACTTATTTCAAGAGGCTGTATAAAAAACATTTGAATAATTTGACTTTGGCACTCGGCGCGTATAACGTCGGTCCCGGTAAGGTGAGGATACGCGGTCCCCTTATCAGCAGAGGTAAAAGATATGCGAATAAGGTCATTAATCGTTCCCAAATGTACCGAGATAATGAGACACAAATGAAAGTTGATCTTAAGCGGTTAGAAGCGGTCCTTGATTAA
- a CDS encoding Gfo/Idh/MocA family oxidoreductase: protein MDKIRLAIVGCGGMGHRHMYGLAELHRVGWPRFDLVGACDPVLDNAESLAAQAEERFGQKPAVVGSLEELAEVGVDAVDVTTTPPYHHTVAVETLERGWHTMVEKPMGLTVRACNLIRRAADASEAILSVAENYRRDPMNRLAKALLDAEVIGTPRFLIHHAIGGANRMTISVWRHQKDQSGVLLDVGVHYADMMEYLLGEIDTVYAQTRLHEPIRHNSAAVTGESGSNPAGVYTKWQREMPAEFEATAEDAAYATITFKNGVVGQYIEEHAAWGQGGWLRKIHGSRGSMTLPGDRSGGTITLNIDGQETINDQRVLDLVPDFHLDAVTADLFGGDRLWNYKFTQGDAKNIAIEYGEFAEIIAGNREVEVNAYQGTRSVAVSYAILESGATGKIVQMDQMLDESINTYQREIDEGLGI, encoded by the coding sequence ATGGATAAAATTAGATTGGCAATTGTTGGATGCGGCGGGATGGGACACCGACACATGTACGGATTGGCAGAACTCCATCGGGTAGGGTGGCCACGTTTTGACCTCGTCGGTGCTTGTGATCCGGTTCTTGACAATGCTGAGTCACTCGCGGCACAGGCAGAAGAACGTTTCGGTCAAAAGCCTGCTGTTGTTGGAAGTCTGGAAGAACTCGCTGAAGTCGGCGTAGATGCTGTAGATGTGACGACCACGCCACCGTATCATCACACCGTCGCTGTTGAGACCCTTGAACGCGGTTGGCATACTATGGTTGAAAAGCCGATGGGGTTGACGGTTCGGGCGTGCAATCTCATCCGTCGTGCGGCTGATGCTTCTGAGGCAATCCTCAGCGTTGCAGAGAACTATCGACGCGATCCAATGAACCGGCTTGCTAAGGCACTGCTGGACGCGGAAGTCATTGGCACCCCACGTTTCCTCATCCACCATGCAATTGGTGGCGCAAATCGTATGACTATCTCCGTCTGGCGACACCAAAAGGATCAGAGTGGTGTGTTGCTTGATGTCGGTGTTCACTATGCTGACATGATGGAATACCTACTCGGTGAAATTGATACTGTCTACGCGCAAACCCGTCTTCATGAACCTATTCGGCATAATTCTGCCGCAGTGACCGGTGAATCTGGTTCTAACCCCGCTGGTGTCTACACCAAATGGCAGCGCGAGATGCCTGCTGAATTTGAGGCAACAGCGGAGGATGCCGCTTACGCAACGATCACTTTCAAAAACGGTGTTGTCGGGCAATATATTGAGGAGCACGCGGCATGGGGACAAGGCGGTTGGCTCCGCAAAATCCATGGATCCCGAGGTTCTATGACGCTCCCTGGTGACCGGAGCGGTGGGACTATTACCCTCAATATTGACGGACAAGAAACGATTAATGACCAACGGGTTTTGGACCTCGTCCCAGACTTTCATTTAGATGCTGTCACAGCGGACCTTTTCGGCGGCGACCGATTGTGGAACTACAAGTTTACGCAAGGGGACGCGAAAAATATTGCTATTGAATACGGTGAATTTGCTGAAATTATTGCCGGAAACCGAGAAGTTGAAGTCAACGCCTATCAAGGCACACGCTCTGTCGCTGTCTCTTATGCAATCCTTGAGTCTGGTGCAACGGGCAAGATTGTTCAAATGGATCAGATGCTGGACGAATCGATTAACACGTATCAGCGTGAGATTGACGAAGGGTTAGGTATTTAA
- a CDS encoding Gfo/Idh/MocA family oxidoreductase, which yields MADNREFGIGLIGLGIGQQHLLGYQRQGLRVAAICDKDATRLNEVGDKFDIDKRYTRIVDLIADVDVDVVDMAVQPWIRSPIVKAAAEAGKHILCQKPFSMSMQQAVEMVETCERHNVQLMVNQNSCFVPGFLAIEPYINAEHLGEIYHVSITCNGFYTEFPERHLIPAMQVHHVGLVHKWFGEYESVYCQAHGHNRSIEDGETVSLALFKSRSGIQGLLSCNWASLANPGRNLQHPHEEIRIQGTKGAIYGNSDDMTVHLTEPEPREIKPSIEGTWFPDAFGNVMAHFLECLRTGEKSITNGRGNLHVVKTLFAMHQSATSGEVVMLDDISLDGDYDLNPHPVHSADDTIILR from the coding sequence GTGGCAGACAATCGAGAATTCGGCATCGGTTTGATTGGGTTAGGGATTGGACAGCAGCATCTGCTCGGTTATCAACGTCAAGGTTTACGCGTTGCTGCAATCTGTGACAAGGATGCTACACGCCTTAACGAGGTCGGCGACAAGTTTGATATTGATAAACGCTACACCCGTATTGTTGATTTAATTGCCGATGTCGATGTTGACGTGGTTGACATGGCAGTGCAACCGTGGATCCGTTCTCCTATCGTTAAAGCTGCTGCTGAGGCTGGCAAGCATATCCTCTGTCAAAAACCCTTCTCGATGTCGATGCAACAAGCCGTTGAGATGGTGGAAACCTGTGAACGACACAACGTGCAGCTCATGGTAAACCAAAATTCCTGTTTTGTTCCCGGCTTCCTCGCTATTGAACCCTACATCAATGCTGAACACCTCGGCGAAATCTATCATGTCTCAATAACTTGCAACGGGTTTTACACGGAGTTCCCCGAACGCCACTTGATTCCGGCGATGCAAGTACACCACGTCGGACTCGTCCATAAATGGTTTGGCGAGTATGAGAGCGTTTATTGCCAAGCGCACGGACATAACAGATCTATTGAAGACGGAGAAACTGTTTCTTTAGCACTTTTCAAGAGTCGGAGCGGCATACAAGGATTGCTTTCGTGTAACTGGGCGTCTCTCGCCAATCCCGGACGCAATTTGCAGCACCCGCACGAGGAGATTCGCATCCAAGGCACTAAAGGCGCGATCTACGGAAATAGCGATGATATGACCGTTCACCTCACGGAGCCGGAGCCTCGCGAAATTAAACCGTCGATAGAGGGAACTTGGTTTCCAGATGCCTTCGGTAACGTGATGGCTCACTTTTTGGAATGCTTGCGTACTGGAGAGAAGTCTATCACTAATGGGCGTGGCAACCTACACGTTGTTAAAACCCTTTTCGCCATGCACCAATCCGCCACATCAGGCGAGGTCGTTATGCTTGACGATATTTCACTGGATGGCGACTACGATCTGAACCCTCACCCTGTCCACAGCGCGGATGATACAATCATCCTACGATGA